One stretch of Ipomoea triloba cultivar NCNSP0323 chromosome 8, ASM357664v1 DNA includes these proteins:
- the LOC116027278 gene encoding E3 ubiquitin-protein ligase RZF1-like isoform X1, with product MSNTPPPHPAAEGANENRTFPRYWCYQCHRAVRISSDNPSNLICPRCSGQFLSEIEESNPSRNIFDFTAFDPSPEARVLEALTLMLDPTAIAHFRTIRGNDGSEDLNRVGSTSDVRNPVPRLLLPLGRQHREAEAGIRSRLWPRRRRGMQQEDSEDDWTAASGILARPRHWIIIRPTGADGGQGGLVGVNPRDYFFGPGLGELIEEITQNDRPGPPPVPDAIIDTIPTVKITTSHLEGDTSDECPICKEKFKVGAEARELPCKHIYHSDCIVPWLRLHNSCPVCRKELPLQSIEEVEEEEQEEEEEQSEEEVTSRSQRCMRLRRQLASLWPFRSRYRRIHNHGNDATGISRRGTDRDAADSWWHSCNIL from the exons ATGTCTAACACTCCTCCACCACACCCCGCCGCCGAAGGAGCCAATGAAAACCGAACCTTCCCGAGATATTGGTGCTACCAATGTCATCGAGCGGTTAGGATCTCATCTGATAACCCATCTAATCTCATCTGCCCCCGGTGCTCTGGCCAATTCCTTAGTGAGATCGAAGAATCAAATCCTTCTCGCAATATTTTCGACTTCACTGCATTTGATCCTTCCCCTGAAGCTCGAGTTCTAGAAGCACTCACCCTCATGCTTGATCCTACCGCCATTGCACATTTTCGAACAATTCGTGGTAATGATGGGTCAGAAGATTTAAATAGAGTTGGTAGCACAAGTGATGTGAGAAATCCAGTCCCCAGACTACTATTGCCTCTTGGCAGACAACATAGAGAGGCGGAGGCTGGAATTCGAAGTCGACTCTGGCCAAGGAGGAGACGAGGTATGCAGCAAGAGGATTCAGAGGATGATTGGACAGCAGCAAGTGGGATTCTAGCTCGGCCTAGGCATTGGATAATTATAAGACCAACAGGAGCAGATGGTGGACAAGGAGGATTGGTAGGTGTGAATCCTCGGGACTACTTTTTTGGGCCAGGACTTGGGGAGCTAATCGAAGAGATTACTCAAAACGATAGGCCTGGTCCGCCTCCAGTGCCTGATGCAATTATTGACACAATTCCAACAGTGAAAATCACAACATCCCACTTGGAAGGTGATACTTCAGATGAGTGTCCTATTTGCAAGGAAAAATTCAAGGTTGGAGCTGAGGCAAGGGAGCTGCCTTGCAAACACATTTACCATTCTGATTGCATTGTCCCCTGGTTGAGGCTTCACAATTCTTGCCCCGTTTGTCGCAAAGAGCTACCACTTCAAAGTATCGAAgaggtagaagaagaagaacaagaagaagaagaagaacaatcTGAAGAAGAGGTGACTAGTAGGAGCCAAAGGTGCATGAGGTTGAGACGACAACTAGCTTCTTTATGGCCCTTCCGTTCCAGATATCGACGCATTCATAACCATGGCAACGACGCTACTGGCATATCTCGACGTGGGACTGATCGCGATG CAGCTGATTCATGGTGGCATTCTTGTAATATCCTGTAG
- the LOC116027278 gene encoding E3 ubiquitin-protein ligase RZF1-like isoform X2 — translation MSNTPPPHPAAEGANENRTFPRYWCYQCHRAVRISSDNPSNLICPRCSGQFLSEIEESNPSRNIFDFTAFDPSPEARVLEALTLMLDPTAIAHFRTIRGNDGSEDLNRVGSTSDVRNPVPRLLLPLGRQHREAEAGIRSRLWPRRRRGMQQEDSEDDWTAASGILARPRHWIIIRPTGADGGQGGLVGVNPRDYFFGPGLGELIEEITQNDRPGPPPVPDAIIDTIPTVKITTSHLEGDTSDECPICKEKFKVGAEARELPCKHIYHSDCIVPWLRLHNSCPVCRKELPLQSIEEVEEEEQEEEEEQSEEEVTSRSQRCMRLRRQLASLWPFRSRYRRIHNHGNDATGISRRGTDRDADSWWHSCNIL, via the exons ATGTCTAACACTCCTCCACCACACCCCGCCGCCGAAGGAGCCAATGAAAACCGAACCTTCCCGAGATATTGGTGCTACCAATGTCATCGAGCGGTTAGGATCTCATCTGATAACCCATCTAATCTCATCTGCCCCCGGTGCTCTGGCCAATTCCTTAGTGAGATCGAAGAATCAAATCCTTCTCGCAATATTTTCGACTTCACTGCATTTGATCCTTCCCCTGAAGCTCGAGTTCTAGAAGCACTCACCCTCATGCTTGATCCTACCGCCATTGCACATTTTCGAACAATTCGTGGTAATGATGGGTCAGAAGATTTAAATAGAGTTGGTAGCACAAGTGATGTGAGAAATCCAGTCCCCAGACTACTATTGCCTCTTGGCAGACAACATAGAGAGGCGGAGGCTGGAATTCGAAGTCGACTCTGGCCAAGGAGGAGACGAGGTATGCAGCAAGAGGATTCAGAGGATGATTGGACAGCAGCAAGTGGGATTCTAGCTCGGCCTAGGCATTGGATAATTATAAGACCAACAGGAGCAGATGGTGGACAAGGAGGATTGGTAGGTGTGAATCCTCGGGACTACTTTTTTGGGCCAGGACTTGGGGAGCTAATCGAAGAGATTACTCAAAACGATAGGCCTGGTCCGCCTCCAGTGCCTGATGCAATTATTGACACAATTCCAACAGTGAAAATCACAACATCCCACTTGGAAGGTGATACTTCAGATGAGTGTCCTATTTGCAAGGAAAAATTCAAGGTTGGAGCTGAGGCAAGGGAGCTGCCTTGCAAACACATTTACCATTCTGATTGCATTGTCCCCTGGTTGAGGCTTCACAATTCTTGCCCCGTTTGTCGCAAAGAGCTACCACTTCAAAGTATCGAAgaggtagaagaagaagaacaagaagaagaagaagaacaatcTGAAGAAGAGGTGACTAGTAGGAGCCAAAGGTGCATGAGGTTGAGACGACAACTAGCTTCTTTATGGCCCTTCCGTTCCAGATATCGACGCATTCATAACCATGGCAACGACGCTACTGGCATATCTCGACGTGGGACTGATCGCGATG CTGATTCATGGTGGCATTCTTGTAATATCCTGTAG
- the LOC116027279 gene encoding uncharacterized protein LOC116027279 isoform X2: MGHSKEQLLARLQELQIDFARSDHPVVMTVEAQAKYVGNIKGALCKNLFLKDKKNRFYIVSALSETKVDLKVLSQRLGLGKGGLRMAPEEAFTEVLQVPLGSVTPFALVNESARHVSLVLDRGLKTQERCIFHPLSNDTSIALNARDLDKFLNSIGKTLAYVDLEANPPIGKDQPPDLAALVPSDAIVLPDLPEKASLLQGHEHSGHKLHNDIPTNNKSIIPAVKSVKPSVDSQKKSTNVLGLANSFADPNKFVEEVLEKTSAIILSEIKVENAKQDGEQLGTALVADLRKRLSEELKSMATMFKNVAYTEGFAAGTCNQPKRL, encoded by the exons ATGGGCCATTCCAAGGAGCAATTGCTCGCTCGTTTGCAG GAGCTGCAAATCGATTTCGCCAGGAGTGACCACCCTGTTGTTATGACAGTTGAAGCTCAG gCAAAATATGTTGGGAATATAAAAGGTGCACTGTGCAAGAACCTATTCTTGAAG GACAAGAAAAATAGATTTTATATTGTTTCTGCTCTGTCAGAGACCAAAGTAGATCTGAAAG TTTTGTCTCAGAGGCTTGGTTTGGGGAAGGGAGGTCTAAGAATGGCACCTGAAGAAGCCTTTACAGAAGTCCTTCAG gtGCCACTAGGTTCTGTTACTCCTTTTGCACTTGTAAATGAATCAGCAAG GCATGTTTCTTTGGTGTTAGATCGAGGGCTTAAGACTCAAGAACGTTGCATCTTCCATCCACTCTCAAATGATACATCAATTG CTCTTAATGCCCGTGACCTTGACAAGTTTTTGAATTCAATTGGAAAAACTCTTGCCTATGTTGATCTGGAG GCTAATCCTCCAATTGGAAAGGATCAACCTCCTGATCTAGCTGCCCTTGTTCCATCTGATGCAATAGTCCTACCAGACTTACCTGAAAAAGCATCTCTTTTGCAAGGTCATGAACACAGTGGACACAAGTTACACAACGACATTCCAACAAACAATAAATCAATTATACCTGCAG TGAAATCTGTCAAGCCATCAGTAGATTCACAAAAGAAATCAACAAATGTTTTGGGCCTGGCAAATAGTTTTGCTGATCCTAACAAATTTGTGGAAGAAGTCTTGGAAAAAACATCTGCTATAATTCTCTCAGAG ATCAAAGTGGAGAATGCAAAGCAAGATGGGGAGCAACTTGGCACTGCATTAGTTGCTGATCTTAGGAAAAGGCTTTCAGAGGAGCTGAAGAGCATGGCT ACAATGTTCAAGAATGTGGCATATACTGAAGGATTTGCTGCTGGTACTTGCAACCAGCCAAAGCGGCTATGA
- the LOC116027279 gene encoding uncharacterized protein LOC116027279 isoform X1 encodes MGHSKEQLLARLQELQIDFARSDHPVVMTVEAQAKYVGNIKGALCKNLFLKDKKNRFYIVSALSETKVDLKVLSQRLGLGKGGLRMAPEEAFTEVLQVPLGSVTPFALVNESARHVSLVLDRGLKTQERCIFHPLSNDTSIALNARDLDKFLNSIGKTLAYVDLEANPPIGKDQPPDLAALVPSDAIVLPDLPEKASLLQGHEHSGHKLHNDIPTNNKSIIPAVVKSVKPSVDSQKKSTNVLGLANSFADPNKFVEEVLEKTSAIILSEIKVENAKQDGEQLGTALVADLRKRLSEELKSMATMFKNVAYTEGFAAGTCNQPKRL; translated from the exons ATGGGCCATTCCAAGGAGCAATTGCTCGCTCGTTTGCAG GAGCTGCAAATCGATTTCGCCAGGAGTGACCACCCTGTTGTTATGACAGTTGAAGCTCAG gCAAAATATGTTGGGAATATAAAAGGTGCACTGTGCAAGAACCTATTCTTGAAG GACAAGAAAAATAGATTTTATATTGTTTCTGCTCTGTCAGAGACCAAAGTAGATCTGAAAG TTTTGTCTCAGAGGCTTGGTTTGGGGAAGGGAGGTCTAAGAATGGCACCTGAAGAAGCCTTTACAGAAGTCCTTCAG gtGCCACTAGGTTCTGTTACTCCTTTTGCACTTGTAAATGAATCAGCAAG GCATGTTTCTTTGGTGTTAGATCGAGGGCTTAAGACTCAAGAACGTTGCATCTTCCATCCACTCTCAAATGATACATCAATTG CTCTTAATGCCCGTGACCTTGACAAGTTTTTGAATTCAATTGGAAAAACTCTTGCCTATGTTGATCTGGAG GCTAATCCTCCAATTGGAAAGGATCAACCTCCTGATCTAGCTGCCCTTGTTCCATCTGATGCAATAGTCCTACCAGACTTACCTGAAAAAGCATCTCTTTTGCAAGGTCATGAACACAGTGGACACAAGTTACACAACGACATTCCAACAAACAATAAATCAATTATACCTGCAG TAGTGAAATCTGTCAAGCCATCAGTAGATTCACAAAAGAAATCAACAAATGTTTTGGGCCTGGCAAATAGTTTTGCTGATCCTAACAAATTTGTGGAAGAAGTCTTGGAAAAAACATCTGCTATAATTCTCTCAGAG ATCAAAGTGGAGAATGCAAAGCAAGATGGGGAGCAACTTGGCACTGCATTAGTTGCTGATCTTAGGAAAAGGCTTTCAGAGGAGCTGAAGAGCATGGCT ACAATGTTCAAGAATGTGGCATATACTGAAGGATTTGCTGCTGGTACTTGCAACCAGCCAAAGCGGCTATGA